A window of the Ipomoea triloba cultivar NCNSP0323 chromosome 14, ASM357664v1 genome harbors these coding sequences:
- the LOC116005060 gene encoding 60S ribosomal protein L10: MGRRPARCYRQIKNKPYPKSRYCRGVPDPKIRIYDVGMKKKGVDEFPFCVHLVSWEKENVSSEALEAARIACNKYMTKFAGKDAFHLRVRVHPFHVLRINKMLSCAGADRLQTGMRGAFGKPQGVCARVAIGQVLLSVRCKDSNSNNAQEALRRAKFKFPGRQKIIVSRKWGFTKFSRTDYVNFKKEGRIVPDGVNAKLLGCHGPLAKRQPGKAFIDAAA, translated from the exons GACCAGCAAGGTGTTACCGCCAGATTAAGAATAAGCCTTACCCAAAGTCAAGGTACTGCCGTGGTGTGCCTGACCCAAAGATTAGGATCTATGATGTCGGAATGAAGAAGAAGGGGGTTGATGAATTCCCATTCTGTGTGCATTTGGTCAGTTGGGAGAAGGAGAATGTCTCAAGTGAGGCTCTTGAAGCTGCTCGTATTGCCTGCAATAAGTACATGACCAAATTTGCAGGAAAGGATGCCTTCCACCTAAGGGTGAGGGTTCACCCATTCCATGTGCTTCGTATTAACAAGATGTTGTCATGTGCTGGAGCTGATAGGCTCCAAACTGGAATGCGTGGAGCTTTTGGCAAGCCACAGGGTGTTTGTGCCCGTGTTGCCATCGGTCAGGTTCTTCTATCTGTCCGCTGCAAGGATTCAAACAGCAACAATGCACAGGAGGCCTTGCGCCGTGCCAAATTCAAATTCCCTGGCCGTCAAAAGATCATTGTTAGCAGGAAATG GGGCTTCACAAAGTTCAGTCGTACAGACTATGTCAACTTCAAGAAAGAAGGCCGTATTGTACCTGATGGTGTCAATGCCAAG CTTTTGGGATGCCATGGGCCTCTTGCAAAACGCCAACCTGGGAAAGCATTTATAGATGCAGCTGCTTAA